A single region of the Erythrobacter sp. genome encodes:
- a CDS encoding YihY/virulence factor BrkB family protein produces MAGQTSSLRSSKLPPAEEREIRSLSPEARRHASRTPRPEEPSPGLRRVIARRVGPGTRTFEVTKRTLVGTYQDGFIHAGNLAYLSMLAIFPFFILGAAVFQLVGGAERTSQMIAAVLVTLPPTVSDTIRPVAANIVEARSGWLLWLGAIVALWTVSSLVETIRDILRRAYGTKAIHAFWKYRLFSAGIILGAVVLLLISLFAQVVIGTAQAVIDASLPQLSQLIGTLRLSRIVPAIGLALSLYLLFYSLTPHEYRAKAYPKWPGALFTAAWWLGVTTALPPILSSFFAYDLTYGSLAGIIVALFFFWLVGLGLVIGAELNAALAEPEATGDEPAGDETGPAQTEE; encoded by the coding sequence GTGGCGGGGCAGACCTCCTCCCTGCGCTCTTCGAAGCTTCCCCCCGCCGAGGAGCGCGAGATCCGCTCGCTTTCGCCGGAGGCGCGCCGCCACGCCTCGCGCACGCCCCGTCCGGAAGAGCCGTCCCCCGGCCTGCGGCGTGTGATCGCGCGCCGGGTCGGACCGGGCACGCGCACCTTCGAAGTGACGAAGCGAACGCTGGTGGGCACCTACCAGGACGGATTCATCCATGCCGGCAACCTCGCCTATCTCTCGATGCTGGCGATCTTTCCCTTCTTCATCCTCGGCGCGGCGGTGTTCCAGCTGGTCGGCGGGGCGGAGCGGACCTCGCAGATGATCGCGGCGGTTCTGGTGACGCTGCCGCCGACCGTCTCCGACACGATCCGCCCCGTCGCGGCGAACATCGTCGAAGCGCGTTCGGGCTGGCTTTTGTGGCTCGGGGCGATCGTCGCGCTGTGGACCGTCTCGAGCCTGGTCGAGACGATTCGCGACATCCTGCGCCGCGCCTATGGCACGAAAGCGATCCACGCCTTCTGGAAATACCGCCTGTTTTCCGCCGGGATCATCCTCGGTGCCGTGGTGCTGCTGCTGATTTCGCTTTTCGCACAGGTCGTCATCGGGACCGCGCAGGCGGTGATCGATGCGAGCCTGCCGCAGCTCTCGCAACTCATCGGGACGCTGCGGCTGTCGCGGATCGTGCCCGCGATAGGACTGGCCCTTTCGCTCTACCTCCTGTTCTACAGCCTGACGCCGCACGAATACCGCGCGAAGGCATACCCGAAATGGCCCGGGGCGCTGTTCACCGCGGCGTGGTGGCTTGGCGTGACGACCGCGCTGCCGCCGATCCTGTCGAGCTTCTTCGCCTATGACCTGACCTATGGCAGCCTTGCCGGGATCATCGTCGCCTTGTTCTTTTTCTGGCTCGTCGGGCTGGGGCTCGTTATCGGGGCGGAACTGAACGCGGCGCTGGCGGAGCCGGAAGCGACCGGTGACGAGCCTGCCGGAGACGAAACGGGCCCGGCGCAGACGGAGGAGTGA
- a CDS encoding polysaccharide biosynthesis tyrosine autokinase, with translation MNNPGFERSVQPYVEGGAPVEQQAGHVAAAGVDDSFHLDLERYWLEARTLRYWIAGIVVVCLLVGLIITLLQTPQFRASARIEVSQISANVTDIDPLEATSTVSELQYLNTQYELLESRFMASRVVEAGNLLRDEEFLTAFELQEEDDLVEADIEKLLLDRISVEGITQSSLVDVAFLSPSPRVSASVANLWADEFIAANYEKRFGTNIEAREFLRSQIEELREVLARSEEELVEYANTNEILVLDTGGDQEGSATAAQTLIATDLAALNAALAQAVTDRIAAEAAVASGDLAGNAEDAQLNSALAVAEAELSTLRENFGPEYAELREKEAEVRALRDALGSKASAALASARMREQELRAQLEETKSRFLGQQNQGIQYGILKREVETNRALYDALLQRYKELEASGAGQNNIKLIDEANVPEVPASPSLVQNMLISLVASFVFAGGLVYLRVVLSQTLRSPEDVTARLGLPVLGAIPKFSGEDILDELKVRSSETSEAYRSLRSSLAFLTPEGEPKALLLTSTVPAEGKSISSVALAASFAQLGRRTLLIDADMRNSRLEKTLDLEHDRKGGLAALLTRPGAAISNEVVPIDDFGFDCIPAGPRPPNPVDLLATSRLSEIIAEARGIYDQIIIDGAPMLSLADAIEAARAVDGVLYMSEYDRVKAKAIEAAVRRLQQSGVRIFGVVMTKLDQRAAEYGYGYGYGYGYGYGYGQTGKAPDALPDH, from the coding sequence CACCTTGCTCCAAACCCCGCAATTCAGAGCGAGCGCGCGTATCGAGGTGTCGCAGATCAGCGCGAATGTCACGGACATAGACCCGCTCGAGGCAACGAGCACGGTTTCCGAACTGCAGTACCTCAACACGCAATACGAACTGCTTGAATCGCGCTTTATGGCGTCGAGGGTCGTGGAGGCGGGTAATCTCCTTCGTGACGAAGAGTTTCTGACTGCGTTCGAGTTGCAGGAGGAGGACGATCTTGTCGAAGCGGATATCGAGAAGCTTCTCCTCGATCGGATCAGTGTCGAAGGCATCACCCAGTCGAGCCTTGTCGATGTCGCGTTTCTGAGCCCTTCGCCGCGGGTTTCCGCTTCGGTAGCGAATCTCTGGGCCGACGAATTCATCGCGGCCAATTACGAGAAACGTTTCGGTACAAATATCGAGGCGCGCGAATTCTTGCGTTCGCAGATCGAGGAGCTCCGCGAAGTGCTCGCACGCTCGGAGGAAGAACTGGTCGAATATGCCAATACGAACGAGATCCTGGTGCTCGACACGGGGGGCGATCAAGAGGGCTCTGCGACGGCAGCACAGACCCTGATCGCGACCGACCTTGCCGCGCTGAATGCGGCTTTGGCGCAGGCCGTGACCGACCGGATCGCTGCCGAGGCTGCCGTGGCATCTGGGGACCTGGCGGGCAATGCTGAGGATGCTCAACTCAATTCTGCGCTGGCCGTTGCCGAGGCCGAGCTTTCGACCTTGCGCGAGAACTTCGGGCCTGAATATGCCGAACTCCGTGAGAAGGAGGCGGAAGTTCGGGCGCTCCGCGACGCGCTTGGATCGAAGGCATCCGCCGCACTCGCTTCGGCGAGAATGCGGGAGCAAGAACTTCGGGCTCAGCTCGAGGAAACGAAGTCGAGGTTCCTTGGCCAGCAGAACCAGGGGATTCAATACGGCATCCTCAAGCGGGAAGTGGAAACCAACCGAGCTCTCTATGATGCGCTGCTGCAGCGATACAAGGAACTCGAAGCGTCCGGAGCCGGGCAGAACAATATCAAGCTAATCGACGAGGCTAACGTGCCGGAAGTACCGGCTTCTCCCTCGCTGGTGCAGAACATGCTGATCAGCCTCGTCGCGAGTTTTGTGTTCGCAGGCGGCCTCGTCTACCTGCGCGTGGTGCTGAGCCAGACGTTGAGGAGCCCTGAGGATGTGACTGCGCGGCTAGGTTTGCCGGTGCTCGGCGCGATTCCGAAATTCAGCGGTGAGGACATTCTCGATGAGCTTAAGGTTCGTTCCTCCGAAACGAGCGAGGCCTATCGCTCGCTTCGGTCGAGTCTTGCCTTCCTGACACCGGAAGGGGAGCCGAAGGCGCTCCTGCTCACATCGACAGTGCCGGCGGAAGGCAAGAGTATTTCGTCTGTCGCCCTGGCGGCGAGCTTTGCGCAGCTGGGTCGGCGTACGCTGCTGATCGATGCTGATATGCGCAATTCGCGGCTCGAAAAAACACTCGATCTAGAGCATGATAGGAAGGGCGGGCTCGCGGCGCTTCTGACGCGTCCCGGGGCCGCGATATCGAACGAAGTTGTGCCGATTGATGACTTCGGCTTCGACTGCATCCCGGCAGGCCCCCGCCCACCCAATCCAGTCGATTTGCTCGCCACCTCGCGCCTTTCAGAAATCATCGCCGAGGCGCGCGGAATCTATGACCAGATCATCATTGATGGCGCGCCGATGCTCTCTTTGGCGGATGCAATCGAGGCAGCGCGGGCCGTCGATGGCGTGCTGTATATGTCCGAGTACGACCGCGTGAAGGCCAAGGCGATCGAAGCAGCAGTCAGGCGTTTGCAGCAGAGCGGCGTTCGGATCTTCGGTGTCGTCATGACGAAACTCGATCAGCGCGCGGCAGAGTATGGCTATGGCTATGGCTATGGCTATGGCTATGGTTACGGCTATGGTCAGACTGGGAAAGCGCCTGACGCCCTCCCGGATCATTGA
- the fabI gene encoding enoyl-ACP reductase FabI, translating into MGDLMRGKRGLIMGLANDKSLAWGIASKLAEQGAELAFSYQGEALAKRVKPLAEKLGSDFTFECDVADMESLDRAFETLRERWDTLDFVVHAIGFSDKSELRGKYVDTSLDNFLMTMNISAYSLVAVTKRAAAMMPPKAEDGSGGGSILTLTYYGAEKVVPHYNVMGVAKAALETSVKYLANDLGPAGIRVNAISAGPIKTLAASGIGDFRYILKWNELNAPLRRNVTIEDVGGAGLYFLSDLASGVTGEVHHVDGGYHVVGMKQEDAPDIALS; encoded by the coding sequence ATGGGCGATCTGATGCGGGGCAAGCGCGGGCTGATAATGGGGCTCGCCAATGACAAGTCGCTGGCCTGGGGCATCGCCAGCAAGCTGGCCGAACAGGGGGCGGAGCTCGCCTTTTCCTACCAGGGCGAGGCGCTTGCGAAGCGCGTGAAGCCGCTCGCGGAGAAGCTGGGCAGCGATTTCACCTTCGAATGCGATGTCGCCGACATGGAATCGCTCGACCGCGCTTTCGAGACGCTGCGCGAGCGCTGGGACACGCTCGATTTCGTGGTTCACGCGATCGGCTTTTCCGACAAGAGCGAGCTGCGGGGCAAATATGTCGACACGAGCCTCGACAATTTCCTGATGACGATGAACATCTCGGCCTACTCGCTGGTCGCGGTGACGAAGCGCGCCGCCGCGATGATGCCGCCGAAGGCCGAGGACGGGAGCGGCGGGGGCAGCATCCTTACGCTGACCTATTACGGGGCGGAAAAGGTCGTGCCGCATTACAACGTTATGGGCGTCGCCAAGGCCGCGCTGGAGACCAGCGTGAAATATCTCGCCAACGACCTCGGCCCGGCGGGCATAAGGGTGAACGCGATCAGCGCCGGCCCGATCAAGACGCTCGCCGCGAGCGGGATCGGCGATTTCCGTTATATCCTCAAGTGGAACGAGCTGAACGCGCCGCTCCGCCGCAACGTCACGATCGAGGACGTGGGCGGGGCCGGGCTCTATTTCCTGTCCGACCTGGCTTCGGGCGTGACCGGCGAGGTGCACCATGTCGACGGCGGATACCACGTGGTAGGCATGAAACAGGAAGACGCGCCGGATATCGCGCTCAGCTGA